One window of Mediterraneibacter gnavus ATCC 29149 genomic DNA carries:
- a CDS encoding NlpC/P60 family protein, with translation MKAAHMKQKIVIPALVGMMMIPGSAVYAADQKAEVYPVLPAAGIETVVTDCYETKVKENLQLYLVPTGEGEYLNMAFSNTGEEFTYIRSAPDENSDWIGKLYPDSAVRVLEYKEDWVKIQSGDAQGFVPADTLYLGEDAKSHAGEYEKEVATVTADVLNVRAGQGVETQVLTQIMQNQEYEITGEPKDGWYPVQAGEIAGWVSGEYISIETTYSYAETREAEEAKKPEQTIVQETQKVQEASAQSIVQNQAASGQAVIDYACQFIGNPYVWGGTSLTEGADCSGFVQSVYAHFGISLPRTTWDMENVGVAVSYEQALPGDIVLYDGHVGLYMGDGTIVNAMNEADGIGICSATYTNIITIRRVL, from the coding sequence ATGAAAGCAGCACACATGAAACAAAAAATAGTCATTCCTGCTCTGGTAGGAATGATGATGATTCCGGGGAGTGCAGTTTATGCGGCAGATCAGAAAGCGGAAGTATATCCGGTTTTGCCGGCTGCAGGAATCGAAACAGTAGTAACAGATTGTTATGAAACGAAAGTAAAGGAGAATCTGCAGTTATATCTGGTACCGACAGGTGAGGGTGAGTATTTGAATATGGCGTTTTCGAATACAGGTGAAGAATTTACTTATATAAGAAGTGCGCCGGATGAGAACAGTGACTGGATCGGAAAATTGTATCCGGATTCGGCAGTCAGAGTTCTCGAATATAAAGAAGACTGGGTGAAGATCCAGTCAGGAGATGCGCAGGGATTCGTTCCGGCAGATACATTGTACCTGGGAGAAGATGCAAAGTCACATGCAGGGGAATACGAAAAAGAGGTTGCAACGGTAACAGCTGATGTTCTGAATGTGAGGGCTGGTCAGGGAGTAGAGACACAGGTTCTGACACAGATTATGCAGAATCAGGAGTATGAAATTACTGGGGAACCAAAAGATGGATGGTATCCGGTGCAGGCAGGGGAAATCGCCGGCTGGGTATCCGGGGAGTATATCAGTATAGAGACAACGTATTCTTACGCAGAGACGAGGGAAGCAGAAGAGGCGAAGAAGCCAGAGCAGACCATAGTGCAGGAAACACAGAAGGTTCAGGAAGCTTCCGCCCAGAGTATTGTGCAAAATCAGGCTGCTTCGGGACAGGCTGTCATAGATTACGCCTGTCAGTTTATTGGAAATCCGTACGTATGGGGCGGTACCAGTCTGACAGAAGGAGCGGATTGCTCTGGATTTGTACAGTCTGTGTATGCACATTTCGGGATTAGCCTGCCAAGGACGACATGGGATATGGAAAATGTGGGAGTTGCTGTCAGCTATGAACAGGCACTTCCCGGAGATATTGTTTTGTATGACGGGCATGTCGGACTGTACATGGGAGACGGGACGATTGTAAATGCAATGAACGAAGCTGACGGGATTGGAATCTGCAGCGCAACTTATACAAATATCATAACGATCAGAAGAGTTCTGTAA
- a CDS encoding adaptor protein MecA produces the protein MKIEKLNENQIRCTLTHADLAARHLKLSELAYGTEKAKSLFRDMMQQASFDFGFEAEDLPLMIEAIPSSGDSIVLIITKVEDPEELDTRFSKFTQSMDSEASPTEQLEKLEGAEDFLNLLNKVKEAAADIKPASKPQEEPAPLNVRLFSFNHIDLVIQAAHLLAPAYHGSNTLYRDDEADMYILALTPSDHSANEFNKICNMLSEYGSLEKASASVLAFLEEHCEVVISSDAIQKLSQV, from the coding sequence ATGAAAATCGAAAAACTGAATGAAAATCAAATTCGTTGTACATTGACACATGCTGATTTAGCAGCTCGTCACTTAAAACTGAGTGAACTGGCTTACGGTACGGAAAAAGCAAAATCTCTGTTTCGGGATATGATGCAGCAGGCATCCTTTGATTTTGGATTTGAAGCGGAAGATTTACCTCTGATGATCGAAGCGATTCCTTCATCTGGTGATTCCATCGTTTTGATCATCACAAAAGTAGAAGATCCCGAGGAACTGGATACAAGATTCTCGAAATTTACACAAAGCATGGATTCTGAAGCAAGCCCGACAGAACAGCTGGAAAAGCTGGAGGGCGCAGAAGACTTCCTGAACCTGCTCAATAAAGTAAAAGAAGCGGCAGCCGACATCAAGCCTGCCTCCAAACCACAGGAGGAACCAGCACCGCTCAATGTACGTCTGTTCTCGTTCAACCATATTGATCTGGTCATTCAGGCAGCCCATCTTCTGGCTCCTGCGTACCACGGTTCCAATACACTGTATCGAGACGATGAAGCAGATATGTATATTCTGGCACTGACACCATCGGATCATTCTGCCAATGAATTTAACAAGATCTGCAATATGCTTTCTGAATACGGCAGTCTGGAGAAAGCCTCTGCTTCTGTTCTTGCATTTCTGGAAGAACACTGCGAGGTCGTGATTTCTTCCGATGCGATTCAAAAGCTGTCACAGGTATAA
- a CDS encoding DUF1858 domain-containing protein: METFTKNTTIGELLSVYPECAPILMEIGMHCLGCPSAQMETLGEAAMVHGIDADLLVEKINAARAAK; this comes from the coding sequence ATGGAAACATTTACAAAGAATACAACAATCGGCGAATTATTATCCGTATATCCTGAATGCGCGCCGATCTTAATGGAAATCGGAATGCACTGCCTTGGATGCCCGTCTGCACAGATGGAGACACTGGGTGAGGCAGCGATGGTTCACGGAATCGATGCAGATCTCCTGGTAGAGAAGATCAATGCGGCAAGAGCAGCAAAATAA
- a CDS encoding glycosyl hydrolase family 18 protein, whose protein sequence is MDEREERVVKTRSTAGTQQNKTRRRPRRIAGEPEDTRMDSNRIPPSKRRKKSRRARRRRRNMLIRMLLVIILIIVAVGGLIFWKRYGSSNEKANLEQYYGMTGTDDIAVIVNNQVIAKADNGEYGAGGRLIDEQAYIEYSVLHDFVNKRFYWDANENLLLYTLPQGSVVANIGSKEYTEVSEQKSEEYVIWQTVDNKAYVALDFVKKYTNMECKEYQDPNRVMIVNEFGKTTVAEMKRDTQVRFQGGVKSPILTEVKKSEKVTVIEDEDGWKKVRTSDGFIGYVQTNSLKHIKEETISSSFEEPQYTGISKDYKINMAWHNVENTTANGYIQDMLASTKGLTTIAPTWFHIADTQGNLNSIADADYVNYAHQSNLEVWAVLRDFHGGINSADETYEVLSHTSRRTNLIDQVIAAALQAGIDGINLDFELISAECGEDYVQFVRELSIKCHQNGLAFSVDNYVPMPYNTFYDLEEQSVFADYVVIMGYDEHVEGSYEAGSVASYGYVKDGIENALKSVPKEKLINAIPLYTRLWFETPKTQEELAAEAGTEAADYPNKVTSTALGMEDAEKRVQEAGVQASWDEDTRQNYAQWDADGGTYKIWLEDSQSLEEKLKLIKKNDLAGVAEWRLGWENSGVWDLISQYIN, encoded by the coding sequence ATGGACGAAAGAGAAGAGAGGGTTGTGAAAACCCGCAGCACGGCGGGAACACAGCAAAACAAAACAAGAAGGCGCCCACGCAGGATTGCCGGAGAACCAGAGGATACAAGGATGGATTCGAATCGCATACCGCCGTCTAAGAGACGGAAAAAGAGCCGCAGGGCAAGGCGAAGACGAAGAAATATGCTGATCAGGATGCTGCTGGTGATCATATTGATCATAGTGGCTGTTGGGGGCCTGATTTTCTGGAAGCGATATGGCTCATCGAATGAGAAGGCGAATCTGGAACAATATTATGGAATGACAGGTACGGACGATATCGCAGTGATCGTGAATAATCAGGTGATCGCAAAAGCGGATAACGGAGAATATGGGGCAGGAGGCCGTCTGATAGACGAACAGGCTTACATTGAATATTCTGTTCTGCATGATTTTGTGAATAAGCGCTTTTACTGGGATGCGAATGAGAATTTACTGTTGTATACATTGCCGCAGGGAAGTGTTGTTGCAAACATAGGAAGTAAGGAATATACAGAAGTCAGCGAACAAAAAAGTGAAGAGTATGTCATCTGGCAGACAGTCGATAATAAGGCATATGTTGCTTTGGACTTTGTGAAAAAGTACACGAATATGGAATGCAAAGAATATCAAGATCCGAATCGTGTGATGATCGTGAATGAGTTCGGAAAGACGACTGTGGCAGAGATGAAGCGGGATACACAAGTGCGGTTTCAGGGTGGAGTAAAGAGTCCGATCCTGACAGAGGTAAAAAAATCAGAAAAAGTGACTGTGATCGAGGATGAGGATGGCTGGAAGAAAGTTCGCACCAGCGATGGATTTATCGGATATGTACAGACGAATTCGCTGAAACATATCAAAGAGGAGACGATTTCCAGCAGCTTTGAAGAACCACAGTACACAGGTATATCGAAAGATTACAAGATTAATATGGCCTGGCACAATGTGGAGAATACGACTGCCAACGGGTATATTCAGGATATGCTTGCATCCACGAAAGGTCTGACGACGATCGCACCGACCTGGTTTCATATTGCAGATACGCAGGGGAATCTGAATTCAATCGCGGACGCAGATTATGTGAATTATGCGCATCAGTCCAATTTGGAAGTGTGGGCTGTTCTCAGGGATTTTCATGGGGGAATCAATTCGGCGGATGAGACTTATGAGGTGTTAAGTCATACTTCCAGGAGAACGAACCTGATCGATCAGGTTATAGCAGCAGCTCTGCAGGCTGGGATTGATGGAATCAATCTGGATTTTGAACTGATTTCTGCAGAGTGCGGAGAAGATTATGTACAGTTTGTGAGAGAACTTTCCATCAAGTGCCATCAGAATGGACTGGCATTTTCCGTAGATAATTATGTTCCGATGCCTTACAACACATTTTATGATCTGGAAGAACAGTCAGTATTTGCTGATTATGTGGTGATCATGGGGTATGATGAGCATGTGGAGGGTTCTTATGAAGCAGGTTCTGTGGCGTCTTACGGATATGTAAAAGACGGCATAGAGAATGCGTTAAAGTCTGTTCCTAAGGAAAAACTGATCAATGCGATCCCGCTGTATACAAGACTGTGGTTTGAGACACCGAAGACGCAGGAAGAGCTGGCAGCAGAAGCCGGTACAGAAGCGGCAGATTATCCAAATAAAGTGACCAGTACGGCACTGGGAATGGAGGATGCCGAAAAACGGGTGCAGGAAGCCGGTGTACAGGCGTCATGGGATGAAGATACAAGGCAGAATTATGCACAGTGGGATGCAGACGGAGGAACATACAAGATCTGGCTGGAAGACAGTCAGTCGCTGGAAGAGAAGTTAAAGCTGATCAAAAAGAATGATCTTGCTGGTGTTGCCGAATGGCGCCTTGGCTGGGAGAATTCGGGAGTATGGGATCTGATCTCGCAGTACATCAATTAA
- a CDS encoding GIY-YIG nuclease family protein, protein MNYTYILKCKDDSLYTGWTNDLKKRITSHNAGKGAKYTKARRPVELVYYEEFQTREEAMKREYAIKQLSRKEKEALIKTRPL, encoded by the coding sequence ATGAACTATACATATATCTTAAAATGCAAAGATGATTCTCTGTATACCGGATGGACCAATGATCTGAAAAAGCGGATTACAAGCCACAATGCCGGGAAGGGAGCCAAGTATACAAAAGCCAGAAGACCGGTGGAACTGGTCTACTATGAAGAATTTCAGACAAGAGAAGAGGCAATGAAAAGAGAATATGCCATCAAACAGCTGTCCAGAAAAGAAAAAGAGGCACTGATCAAGACCAGGCCTCTTTAA
- a CDS encoding NADH peroxidase: MKKFVCTVCGYVHEGDAAPAECPVCHAPADKFKEQTGERSWAAEHVVGVAQGVSEDILADLRANFEGECTEVGMYLAMARVAHREGYPEIGLYWEKAAWEEAEHASKFAELLGEVVTDSTKKNLEMRVDAENGATAGKFDLAKRAKAANLDAIHDTVHEMARDEARHGKAFEGLLKRYFG; the protein is encoded by the coding sequence ATGAAAAAATTTGTTTGTACAGTATGTGGTTATGTTCACGAGGGAGACGCTGCACCGGCTGAATGTCCAGTCTGTCATGCACCAGCTGATAAATTCAAAGAGCAGACAGGAGAAAGATCTTGGGCTGCAGAGCACGTTGTAGGTGTTGCTCAGGGCGTAAGCGAAGACATCCTTGCTGACTTAAGAGCAAACTTTGAAGGAGAATGTACAGAAGTTGGTATGTACCTTGCTATGGCAAGAGTTGCTCACAGAGAAGGATATCCGGAAATCGGATTATACTGGGAAAAAGCTGCCTGGGAAGAAGCAGAGCACGCTTCTAAATTCGCTGAATTGTTAGGTGAAGTTGTTACAGACAGCACAAAGAAAAACCTGGAGATGAGAGTTGATGCTGAGAACGGAGCTACAGCTGGTAAATTCGATCTTGCAAAACGTGCAAAAGCTGCTAACCTGGATGCAATCCACGATACAGTACACGAGATGGCAAGAGACGAAGCTCGTCACGGAAAAGCTTTCGAAGGTCTGTTAAAGAGATACTTTGGCTAA
- a CDS encoding Fur family transcriptional regulator — protein sequence MATLKYSRQRESIKNYLASTTEHPTADTVYMHVKEEFPNISLGTVYRNLNLLTDLGEAVKITTPDGGDRFDGDVRPHNHFFCTCCKRVLDINMDMQNVTELNEIAAKDFDGIIDFCTMTFYGKCGNCIKKS from the coding sequence TTGGCTACTTTGAAATATAGCAGACAGCGAGAGTCCATCAAGAACTATCTGGCATCGACCACTGAGCATCCAACTGCTGATACGGTCTATATGCATGTCAAAGAGGAGTTTCCGAATATCAGTCTTGGAACTGTTTACCGGAATTTAAATCTGCTGACTGATCTCGGTGAGGCAGTCAAGATTACAACTCCTGACGGCGGGGACAGATTTGACGGTGATGTGAGACCTCACAACCACTTTTTCTGCACTTGCTGCAAAAGGGTTCTGGATATCAACATGGATATGCAAAATGTCACAGAGCTAAATGAAATTGCTGCTAAAGATTTTGATGGAATCATTGATTTCTGCACGATGACTTTTTATGGAAAATGCGGAAACTGCATCAAAAAATCTTAA